The following proteins come from a genomic window of Streptomyces liliiviolaceus:
- a CDS encoding PucR family transcriptional regulator, with the protein MITDVILAEPGERLGPSPGALVLAVGARGEAAVPVVMAAGRSGAAAAMVKVDADGLPARVREAAREADITVLAVPENARWDQLAQEARAGLTRLGALTAAAPGTPGDLSSLAQTLATVTHGVVSIEDSAGHVLAYSRSGEEADELRRLTILGRACPEPYLKVLRDSGVFKRLRSGEEVVETAEQPDLGYRRRLAIGINAGHRPLGTIWVQEGKRPLCESSAETMRGAARLAAPQLVDHYYQGDASARLASRVDLAHGLLTGRFNAGALARHLGLDPVQGATVIGVDLREPAHPGASAALDLRREESAGIISLHASAFRRDALVTQACGQIYVLLPGRNATADDTVIQRWVTELVTVLRRQFGTPVQAVLAGTAPHLEAVPAVKTRGYHALHLLARTPERAVATHTELQAALLLGDVLRLLDEHPDTRHEGLEALAAHDAEQGSELARSLLAYLDGFGDVARTAEALNVHPNTLRYRVRKAISLSGISIDDPDQRLVAMLQLRLAVNGGPIEKDPFPGRAVRR; encoded by the coding sequence GTGATCACCGATGTGATTCTCGCCGAACCGGGCGAGCGGCTCGGGCCCTCGCCCGGGGCGCTCGTCCTCGCGGTGGGCGCACGCGGCGAGGCGGCGGTTCCCGTCGTCATGGCGGCCGGTCGTTCCGGCGCCGCCGCCGCGATGGTCAAGGTCGACGCCGACGGACTTCCCGCGCGGGTCCGCGAAGCCGCACGCGAGGCGGACATCACCGTGCTCGCTGTGCCGGAGAACGCACGATGGGACCAGCTGGCACAGGAGGCGCGCGCCGGATTGACCCGTCTCGGGGCTTTGACCGCCGCGGCCCCGGGCACGCCGGGCGATCTCTCCTCGCTGGCCCAGACCCTGGCCACGGTCACCCACGGAGTGGTCAGTATCGAGGACTCCGCCGGACATGTGCTCGCGTACTCCAGGTCCGGCGAGGAGGCCGACGAGCTGCGGCGACTCACGATCCTGGGGCGCGCCTGCCCCGAGCCGTATCTCAAGGTGCTGCGCGACTCGGGCGTGTTCAAGCGGCTCCGCTCCGGTGAGGAGGTCGTCGAGACCGCGGAACAGCCCGACCTCGGCTACCGGCGCCGACTGGCCATCGGCATCAACGCCGGCCATCGCCCCCTGGGCACGATCTGGGTCCAGGAAGGGAAGCGTCCGCTCTGCGAGAGCAGCGCCGAGACCATGCGGGGAGCGGCACGGCTCGCCGCACCCCAGCTCGTGGACCACTACTACCAGGGGGACGCGTCCGCCCGGCTGGCCTCCCGGGTCGACCTCGCCCACGGTCTGCTGACCGGACGCTTCAACGCCGGGGCTCTCGCCCGTCACCTGGGGCTCGACCCTGTGCAGGGCGCCACCGTGATCGGGGTCGACCTGCGTGAACCAGCGCACCCCGGCGCCTCGGCGGCCCTGGACCTGCGGCGCGAGGAGTCCGCCGGGATCATCTCCCTGCATGCCTCGGCGTTCCGCCGCGACGCCCTCGTCACCCAGGCCTGCGGCCAGATCTACGTACTGCTTCCAGGAAGGAACGCCACCGCCGACGACACCGTGATCCAGCGCTGGGTCACCGAGCTCGTCACCGTACTCCGACGGCAGTTCGGTACTCCCGTCCAAGCGGTCCTCGCCGGCACCGCGCCGCACCTCGAAGCCGTCCCCGCGGTGAAGACGCGCGGTTATCACGCCCTGCACCTACTGGCACGCACTCCCGAACGCGCGGTGGCCACCCATACGGAGCTCCAGGCGGCGCTGCTCCTGGGGGATGTGCTGCGACTGCTGGACGAGCATCCCGACACCCGTCACGAAGGACTTGAAGCCCTCGCCGCCCACGACGCCGAGCAGGGATCCGAACTGGCCCGCTCCCTGCTCGCCTACCTTGACGGGTTCGGCGATGTGGCGCGGACCGCCGAGGCGCTCAACGTCCACCCCAACACCCTGCGCTACCGGGTCCGCAAGGCGATCTCCCTGAGCGGGATCAGCATCGACGACCCCGATCAGCGGCTGGTGGCCATGCTCCAACTGCGCCTGGCCGTCAACGGCGGGCCCATCGAGAAGGACCCGTTCCCTGGCCGGGCAGTACGACGGTGA
- a CDS encoding MFS transporter, which yields MSATPPASTPPASTVSAPGPTAPGPGHMRRVATASFIGTAIEFYDYYIYGTAAALVLDEAFFPELSRTAGTLATLSTFAIGFAARPLGAAVFGHFGDRVGRKGVLVVSLLMMGLSTGLIGLLPGYATLGVWAPVLLVLLRVVQGLGLGGEWGGAALLAVEHAPQKKRGLYAAAPQMGSPVGYFAATVTFLVMSSVLDDGAFQSWGWRIPFLLSFVLVAVAVLGAATFFVARWSDRVGRRKLIIAGAAFGVVWGAVLFPLLDTRNYFLIAVALSGALLCMGIIYGPAGAYLPELFATRVRYSGAGFSYNLGGVLGGAAAPHSPCPSTWREARL from the coding sequence ATGAGCGCCACCCCACCCGCCTCCACCCCACCCGCGTCCACCGTTTCCGCACCCGGTCCCACAGCCCCGGGACCGGGCCATATGCGTCGGGTCGCCACGGCCAGTTTCATCGGTACGGCGATCGAGTTCTACGACTACTACATCTACGGGACCGCCGCAGCCCTCGTACTCGACGAGGCGTTCTTCCCCGAGCTGTCCAGAACGGCGGGCACGCTCGCCACCCTTTCCACGTTCGCCATCGGGTTCGCCGCCCGTCCGCTGGGCGCCGCGGTCTTCGGTCACTTCGGTGACCGGGTGGGCCGCAAGGGCGTCCTCGTCGTCTCGCTGCTCATGATGGGACTCTCCACCGGTCTCATCGGCCTGTTGCCCGGATACGCGACGCTCGGTGTCTGGGCCCCGGTCCTGCTGGTGCTGCTCCGCGTCGTGCAGGGACTCGGCCTCGGCGGAGAGTGGGGCGGCGCGGCCCTTCTCGCCGTCGAGCACGCACCCCAGAAGAAGCGCGGCCTGTACGCGGCGGCACCCCAAATGGGCTCTCCCGTGGGCTACTTCGCCGCCACCGTCACCTTCCTGGTCATGTCGTCCGTCCTCGACGACGGAGCGTTCCAGAGCTGGGGATGGCGCATACCCTTCCTGCTCTCCTTCGTCTTGGTCGCCGTGGCGGTGCTCGGAGCAGCGACGTTCTTCGTCGCCCGCTGGTCCGACCGCGTCGGCCGCCGCAAGCTCATCATCGCCGGCGCCGCGTTCGGAGTCGTGTGGGGCGCGGTCCTCTTCCCGCTCCTCGATACCCGCAACTACTTCCTGATCGCTGTCGCGTTGAGCGGCGCCCTGCTCTGCATGGGCATCATCTACGGTCCGGCCGGCGCGTATCTCCCCGAGCTCTTCGCCACCCGCGTGCGCTACTCCGGTGCCGGCTTCTCCTACAACCTGGGCGGTGTCCTGGGCGGTGCGGCGGCGCCGCACTCACCGTGCCCTTCGACGTGGCGGGAGGCGAGGCTGTGA
- a CDS encoding dihydrofolate reductase family protein produces MRNPIRLYMSMSLDGFVAGPDDRPGQELGRAGGRLFNWLDDRESDGPSGQIYREALATGAVISGRRTFELAGRWQGDHHDGVPIFVLTHQVDDGDVPPGHARFVTDVDECARQAREAAGDRPVMVHGASAAQALLRAGHIDEMEIHLVQVLLGGGRRLFDHLGGEHIELDLVRRLDDRDVTHLRYQVRRPGETE; encoded by the coding sequence ATGCGTAATCCGATTCGGCTGTACATGTCCATGTCGCTCGACGGCTTCGTCGCCGGTCCGGACGATCGGCCGGGCCAGGAGCTCGGACGTGCCGGTGGGCGTCTTTTCAACTGGCTCGACGACCGCGAGTCCGACGGTCCCAGCGGACAGATCTATCGCGAGGCGCTGGCGACCGGCGCGGTGATCTCCGGCCGACGGACCTTCGAACTCGCCGGGCGGTGGCAGGGCGACCACCACGACGGTGTGCCGATCTTCGTCCTCACCCACCAGGTGGACGACGGGGACGTGCCACCCGGCCACGCGCGATTCGTCACCGATGTCGACGAATGCGCCCGTCAGGCTCGCGAGGCCGCCGGGGACCGGCCGGTCATGGTCCACGGGGCGAGCGCGGCCCAGGCGCTCCTCCGTGCCGGGCACATCGACGAGATGGAGATCCACCTGGTCCAGGTGCTCCTCGGGGGAGGCCGACGACTCTTCGACCACCTCGGTGGGGAGCACATCGAGCTCGACCTCGTCCGACGGCTGGACGACCGCGACGTCACGCACCTTCGCTACCAGGTACGCCGCCCCGGGGAGACCGAGTGA
- a CDS encoding RidA family protein, whose product MTVQYFTPEGMLQPTPYHHVAVGTGTRHVHVSGQIARRADGAPVAPGDLAGQVAQALRNTSVGLAGAGASFTDVLRLTFYVTRWSPDRIGDFMAGVEAVAEEIGLRLPLPPASLIGVDYLFEPDVLVEVEATAILD is encoded by the coding sequence ATGACTGTTCAGTACTTCACGCCGGAAGGCATGCTGCAGCCGACCCCGTACCACCACGTCGCCGTGGGCACCGGGACGAGGCACGTTCACGTCAGCGGGCAGATCGCGCGCCGGGCCGACGGGGCCCCGGTCGCACCCGGCGATCTGGCCGGGCAGGTCGCCCAGGCGCTGCGCAACACCTCCGTCGGGCTGGCGGGAGCGGGCGCGTCCTTCACGGACGTGCTGCGCCTGACGTTCTACGTGACCCGGTGGAGCCCTGACAGGATCGGCGATTTCATGGCCGGTGTGGAGGCCGTCGCCGAGGAGATCGGGCTCCGGCTTCCCCTGCCCCCGGCCTCCCTCATCGGAGTCGATTACCTCTTCGAGCCGGATGTTCTCGTCGAGGTCGAGGCAACCGCGATCCTTGACTGA
- a CDS encoding winged helix-turn-helix transcriptional regulator translates to MDTDDELLIEAPHRELLDQILDKWSLSVLNELCERPCRFNELRRAIPQVTQKSLTVTLRRLERNGVIEREVVSTRPVAVLYRITPLGKTLRHPIDVLLEWASRNMPAIERAREDFDSQEEADL, encoded by the coding sequence ATGGATACCGACGACGAACTCCTCATCGAGGCCCCGCACCGCGAACTGCTCGATCAGATCCTCGACAAGTGGTCGCTGAGCGTCCTCAACGAGCTCTGCGAACGCCCGTGCCGCTTCAACGAACTGCGCCGGGCCATCCCCCAGGTCACGCAGAAATCGCTGACCGTGACGCTCCGGCGGCTGGAACGCAACGGCGTGATCGAGCGCGAGGTCGTCTCCACCCGCCCCGTGGCGGTCCTGTACCGGATCACACCCCTCGGCAAGACCCTTCGGCACCCCATCGACGTGCTGCTGGAGTGGGCCTCACGGAACATGCCCGCCATCGAACGCGCACGCGAAGACTTCGACAGTCAGGAAGAAGCCGACCTGTGA
- a CDS encoding serine hydrolase domain-containing protein, with protein MGLPRSRRTRTAVTALATLLMLGACSQEGDARRPATRSAAATPTARDGESVADFLHRALPAGAGGTVIAARGDELAYCGGFGAADRASGTPASCRTVYDVMSITKQFTAAAILKLEVRGRLRVSDRISRFLGPVPMDKRDITIDQLLTHTSGLVEALGDDYHPVTRDELVRQALASKPQSPPGKEFHYSNTGYSLLAAIVEKASGEGYEPFLARHLFAPADMERTGYVLPRWPRHLIAVEYDSKGRSQGRPVDHPWAPDGPYWHLRGNGGMLSTAEDMFRWHRALSGDEILPHQARRKLFAPRVRVPGLDGSYGYGWAVRETPAGRTVWHNGGNDWSLAYLTRSLRDGVLVFWVSNHAYQKGKWNLEDQAETLTQGITDRVRTENR; from the coding sequence ATGGGTCTGCCCCGTAGTCGCCGCACCCGCACCGCCGTCACCGCCCTGGCCACCTTGCTGATGCTGGGCGCGTGCTCCCAGGAGGGTGACGCCCGGCGGCCGGCCACCCGGTCCGCCGCGGCCACCCCGACGGCGCGCGACGGGGAGTCGGTCGCCGACTTCCTGCACCGTGCCCTGCCCGCCGGGGCCGGCGGCACCGTGATCGCCGCACGCGGTGACGAACTCGCGTACTGCGGAGGGTTCGGCGCGGCGGACCGCGCCTCCGGCACTCCCGCGAGCTGCCGCACCGTGTACGACGTCATGTCGATCACGAAGCAGTTCACCGCCGCCGCGATCCTGAAGCTGGAGGTGAGGGGACGGCTGCGGGTGAGCGACCGGATCAGCCGCTTCCTGGGGCCGGTGCCCATGGACAAGCGCGACATCACGATCGACCAGTTGCTCACACACACCTCGGGTCTCGTGGAGGCACTCGGCGACGACTACCACCCCGTCACGCGCGACGAACTGGTGCGACAGGCACTGGCATCGAAACCGCAGTCGCCCCCGGGGAAGGAGTTCCACTACTCCAACACCGGATACAGCCTGCTCGCCGCGATCGTCGAGAAGGCGTCCGGGGAGGGGTACGAGCCGTTCCTGGCCCGGCACCTGTTCGCCCCGGCCGACATGGAACGCACGGGATACGTCCTGCCCCGGTGGCCACGGCACTTGATCGCGGTGGAGTACGACAGCAAGGGGCGCAGCCAGGGCAGGCCCGTCGACCATCCCTGGGCGCCCGACGGGCCGTACTGGCATCTGCGGGGCAACGGCGGCATGCTCTCCACCGCCGAGGACATGTTCCGGTGGCACCGGGCCCTCTCGGGCGACGAGATCCTGCCGCACCAGGCCAGGCGGAAGCTGTTCGCGCCGCGCGTACGGGTGCCCGGCCTGGACGGCTCGTACGGATACGGCTGGGCCGTCCGCGAGACCCCCGCCGGACGGACCGTCTGGCACAACGGCGGCAACGACTGGTCGCTGGCCTACCTCACGAGGTCGCTGCGCGACGGCGTCCTGGTCTTCTGGGTGAGCAACCACGCGTACCAGAAGGGCAAATGGAACCTGGAGGACCAGGCGGAGACCCTGACACAGGGCATCACCGACCGAGTCCGCACCGAGAACCGCTGA
- a CDS encoding amidohydrolase family protein produces the protein MALTAITGAQIFDGEKTVGVQTVVIEDGRIARVGGDAPQGSEIVDGSGATLLPGLIDAHVHSAPGSLALALRFGVTTELEMQGMNTRENRGAITDDDTQADVRSSGFAITPPGGHPSELMPEGFRPKWDLPPVMPLMPFSTTPEEAAAYVPQLLARGSDFIKLMIDDGSVEGHPGLPSLDQATVNAGVAEAKKYGALTVAHALTVDATRMAAEAGVDGVTHVFMDQPHTAEIIALIRDAGMFVIPCVTLNASMMGITGSALADDPRVAARLDDAWDRTLRSSYNRYPQGKLDDVYDTVRALDAAGVDVLAGTDVSMPETFFGGLAHGASLHHELQYLVAAGLTPARALRAATATTARRFRLSDRGRIAEGLRADLLLVDGDPTSDIGDTLNTRAVWRRGTRLTA, from the coding sequence ATGGCGCTCACCGCGATCACAGGCGCGCAGATCTTCGACGGGGAGAAGACGGTCGGCGTGCAGACCGTGGTCATCGAGGACGGGAGGATCGCCCGCGTCGGCGGCGACGCCCCGCAGGGCAGCGAGATCGTCGACGGCAGCGGCGCCACCCTGCTGCCGGGACTCATCGACGCCCATGTCCACTCCGCTCCGGGGTCCCTGGCGCTCGCCCTGCGGTTCGGGGTGACGACCGAACTGGAGATGCAGGGGATGAACACCCGGGAGAACCGGGGGGCCATCACCGATGACGACACACAGGCCGATGTGCGCTCCTCCGGTTTCGCCATCACGCCGCCCGGCGGACACCCGAGCGAGCTGATGCCCGAGGGGTTCCGGCCCAAGTGGGACCTTCCCCCGGTGATGCCCCTGATGCCGTTCTCCACCACCCCCGAGGAAGCCGCCGCCTACGTGCCGCAGCTCCTCGCCCGGGGATCCGACTTCATCAAGTTGATGATCGACGACGGCAGCGTGGAGGGACACCCCGGGCTGCCCTCGCTCGACCAGGCCACCGTGAACGCCGGTGTCGCCGAAGCCAAGAAGTACGGCGCCCTCACCGTGGCCCACGCGCTGACCGTGGACGCCACCAGGATGGCCGCCGAAGCCGGTGTCGACGGCGTCACCCATGTGTTCATGGACCAGCCGCACACCGCCGAGATCATCGCCCTCATCAGGGACGCGGGCATGTTCGTCATCCCCTGCGTCACCCTCAACGCCTCGATGATGGGGATCACCGGCAGCGCACTCGCCGACGACCCCCGGGTCGCCGCACGCCTCGACGACGCGTGGGACCGGACCCTGCGCTCCAGCTACAACCGCTACCCGCAGGGCAAGCTCGACGACGTGTACGACACCGTGCGCGCGCTGGACGCCGCCGGTGTCGACGTGCTGGCCGGTACCGACGTCTCCATGCCCGAGACGTTCTTCGGGGGCCTGGCGCACGGAGCGAGCCTGCACCACGAACTGCAGTACCTGGTGGCGGCCGGCCTCACACCCGCACGGGCCCTGCGCGCGGCCACGGCGACCACGGCCCGCCGCTTCCGCCTCAGCGACCGGGGCCGCATCGCCGAGGGCCTCCGCGCCGACCTCCTCCTGGTTGACGGCGACCCGACCAGCGACATCGGCGACACCCTCAACACCCGCGCGGTCTGGCGCCGCGGCACCCGCCTGACGGCATGA
- a CDS encoding MarR family winged helix-turn-helix transcriptional regulator, which produces MSSTSSSEQPSDDPTLDQIGPALSRLRRRTPASSKDLSRNLVLNVIADAPGETTVGGLAAEMGVAQPVASRTVAACIEDGLLRRAASQSDGRRTVLELTEHGEAERERFAAEQRKAFLEITVAWSPEERTQFTRLLTRYGADATAWSRNRTPNRD; this is translated from the coding sequence ATGAGCAGCACGTCCTCCTCCGAGCAGCCCTCCGACGACCCGACGCTGGATCAGATCGGCCCGGCGCTGTCCCGTCTGCGGCGTCGCACACCGGCATCGAGCAAGGACCTCTCCCGCAACCTCGTGCTCAACGTCATCGCCGACGCGCCGGGCGAGACGACCGTCGGCGGGCTCGCCGCCGAGATGGGCGTCGCGCAACCCGTGGCCAGCCGGACCGTCGCCGCCTGCATAGAGGACGGACTGCTGCGCCGGGCGGCGTCCCAGTCCGACGGACGCCGCACCGTGCTGGAACTCACCGAGCACGGCGAGGCCGAACGCGAACGCTTCGCCGCCGAACAGCGAAAGGCGTTCCTGGAGATCACGGTCGCCTGGTCGCCGGAGGAGCGGACCCAGTTCACACGACTCCTGACACGGTACGGAGCCGACGCCACCGCCTGGTCGAGGAACCGGACCCCGAACCGCGACTGA
- a CDS encoding GntR family transcriptional regulator: protein MVKSAGPSAEPRGYLRQRAYDSLRQRIVEAELRPGQRLVERDLAAELEVSRIPLREALRLLEADGLVLLVPHRGALVAPFTPADVRNLFDVRESLESLAARLAAERTDRAGLKRLSDRLDSARAATRAGDRDAIAAANAGFHIDIVDLADNPLLTGIMRPLEARTHWLFRLTAQRDPAQQCSEHEELYDAIQAGDGDRAAALAHGHIAAGRQASLDLAAEWTDPQLDPEAVAARRRRRR, encoded by the coding sequence GTGGTCAAGAGCGCCGGACCGTCCGCCGAGCCGCGCGGATACCTGCGCCAGCGTGCCTACGACTCGCTGCGTCAACGGATCGTCGAGGCTGAACTGCGGCCCGGACAGCGCCTGGTGGAACGCGACCTCGCCGCCGAACTGGAGGTCTCCCGGATTCCGCTGCGGGAGGCTCTGCGGCTGCTGGAAGCCGACGGTCTGGTCCTCCTCGTGCCGCACCGCGGTGCCCTGGTCGCCCCGTTCACCCCCGCGGACGTACGGAACCTGTTCGACGTGCGGGAATCACTGGAGTCGCTCGCCGCCCGGCTGGCGGCCGAACGTACCGACCGGGCCGGCCTGAAGCGGCTTTCCGACCGCCTCGACAGCGCCCGCGCCGCGACCCGCGCCGGTGACCGCGACGCGATCGCCGCCGCCAACGCGGGCTTCCACATCGACATCGTCGACCTCGCCGACAACCCGCTCCTGACCGGCATCATGCGCCCACTGGAGGCGCGTACGCACTGGTTGTTCCGCCTCACCGCCCAGCGGGACCCGGCCCAACAGTGCAGCGAGCACGAGGAGTTGTACGACGCGATCCAGGCGGGCGACGGCGACCGGGCCGCGGCCCTCGCGCACGGCCACATCGCGGCCGGCCGTCAGGCGAGTCTCGACCTGGCCGCCGAGTGGACGGACCCGCAGCTCGACCCGGAGGCGGTCGCGGCCCGCCGTCGACGCCGCCGCTGA